Proteins encoded within one genomic window of Empedobacter falsenii:
- a CDS encoding amidohydrolase, with translation MNNNISRKDFLKNSALGLAGFSLLPGFSQAAPDFQLDKTNVTKPGNFILKNVRLETGFEYENDEIIGTKTDLFTIEISNGKIKKISPNQPNAKAIDAKGLLMLPSFKDMHIHLDKTLYADRWRSVRRSGGIKGMIELEQKVLPEMLKKSTYKAEKLIELLQSYGTGFARSHVNIEPTSKLDSLKNLEIALANKKDSFGAELVAFPQHGLFYTDSMPYMKEAAKMNIDFIGGLDPTNVDGAIEKTMDATIQLALDHNKGIDIHLHESGKSGHDTIDYLIKKVNENPQLKGKTFVSHSFALATLDKSKQEAIAEQLGAAQIGIVSTIPFGSLVMPIPTLLKHGVTVMTGNDSIVDYWNTFGTGSVLQKANLAAQLYGQSSEFGLSRMLKLATAGPIPLNDKGVQQWPKEGDDANIILIDASCSAEAVSRISPVRSLIVKGNIVY, from the coding sequence ATGAATAACAATATATCTCGCAAAGATTTTCTTAAAAATTCAGCTTTAGGATTAGCAGGATTTTCACTTTTACCAGGATTTTCACAAGCTGCACCAGATTTTCAATTAGATAAGACGAATGTAACAAAGCCAGGAAATTTCATCCTAAAAAATGTTCGTTTAGAAACAGGTTTCGAATATGAAAACGACGAAATCATTGGTACAAAAACAGATCTTTTTACAATTGAAATTTCTAACGGAAAAATCAAAAAAATCAGCCCAAATCAACCGAATGCAAAAGCTATCGATGCAAAAGGTTTGTTGATGTTACCATCTTTCAAAGATATGCACATTCATTTAGATAAAACCTTATATGCAGATAGATGGCGCTCAGTTCGTCGTTCTGGAGGAATCAAAGGAATGATTGAATTAGAACAAAAAGTTTTGCCTGAAATGTTGAAAAAATCTACCTACAAAGCAGAAAAACTGATTGAATTATTACAATCGTACGGAACAGGTTTTGCGCGTAGCCATGTGAACATTGAACCAACTTCTAAATTAGATTCATTGAAAAATTTAGAAATTGCTTTGGCGAATAAAAAAGATTCATTTGGAGCTGAATTGGTTGCTTTTCCTCAACATGGTTTATTCTACACCGATTCGATGCCGTATATGAAAGAAGCTGCTAAAATGAACATCGATTTTATTGGAGGTTTAGATCCTACAAATGTTGATGGCGCAATCGAGAAAACAATGGATGCAACAATTCAATTAGCGTTAGATCATAACAAAGGAATTGATATTCATTTGCACGAATCAGGAAAATCTGGTCATGATACCATTGACTATTTAATCAAAAAAGTAAACGAAAATCCACAATTAAAAGGAAAAACATTCGTCAGTCATTCTTTTGCATTAGCAACTTTAGATAAATCAAAACAAGAAGCCATTGCCGAACAATTGGGTGCAGCGCAAATCGGAATTGTTTCTACGATTCCTTTCGGAAGCTTAGTTATGCCAATTCCAACTTTATTAAAACATGGTGTAACCGTAATGACAGGAAACGACAGCATTGTGGATTATTGGAATACGTTTGGAACAGGAAGTGTTTTACAGAAAGCAAATCTTGCAGCACAGTTATACGGACAAAGTTCTGAATTTGGTTTATCAAGAATGTTGAAATTAGCAACCGCAGGACCAATTCCATTGAATGATAAAGGTGTACAACAATGGCCAAAAGAAGGCGATGATGCAAATATTATCTTGATTGATGCAAGTTGTTCTGCAGAAGCGGTTTCGAGAATATCACCTGTTCGTTCCTTAATTGTAAAAGGAAATATTGTCTATTAA
- the dnaX gene encoding DNA polymerase III subunit gamma/tau yields the protein MENFVVSARKYRPLNFEDVVGQASITNTLEQAIKSNQLPQALLFCGPRGVGKTTCARILARKINEENGVEGDQDFAFNIFELDAASNNSVDDIRNLIDQVRIVPQIGKYRVYIIDEVHMLSTAAFNAFLKTLEEPPAHAIFILATTEKHKIIPTILSRCQIYDFKRIGVEDIKGHLKNVAEKEQVTFEDDALHLIAQKADGALRDSLSIFDRMATFTNKNLTYSAVAENLNVLDYDYYFKMTDACLENDIPQAMLQFNDILNKGFDAHLFICGLGAHFRDLLMAKTANTVSLLEVGERIKAKYLEHAQKCSATFLFGAIEICNEADLNYKSSKNPRLTVEIALMQLASLTAEENGLKKKSIG from the coding sequence ATGGAAAATTTTGTTGTTTCAGCCAGAAAATATCGCCCGCTAAATTTTGAAGATGTAGTTGGACAAGCGTCTATTACAAATACTTTGGAGCAAGCGATAAAGTCAAATCAATTGCCACAAGCTCTTTTATTTTGTGGACCAAGAGGTGTTGGGAAAACAACATGTGCTCGAATTTTAGCGCGTAAAATCAACGAAGAAAATGGAGTAGAAGGCGATCAAGATTTTGCTTTCAATATTTTTGAGTTGGATGCAGCATCTAATAATTCGGTTGATGATATCAGAAATTTAATCGATCAAGTGCGTATTGTTCCTCAAATTGGGAAATATCGTGTCTACATTATTGATGAGGTTCATATGTTGTCAACAGCGGCTTTCAATGCGTTTTTGAAAACGTTAGAAGAGCCACCAGCGCATGCTATTTTTATTTTGGCAACTACAGAAAAACATAAAATTATTCCTACGATTCTTTCTCGTTGTCAGATTTATGATTTCAAACGAATTGGAGTTGAAGATATCAAAGGACATTTGAAAAATGTTGCTGAAAAAGAACAAGTAACTTTTGAAGATGATGCATTGCATTTGATTGCTCAAAAAGCTGATGGTGCGTTACGCGATTCTTTGTCAATCTTTGATAGAATGGCAACTTTTACGAATAAAAATTTGACGTACTCTGCTGTTGCAGAAAACTTGAATGTATTAGATTACGATTACTATTTCAAGATGACAGATGCGTGTTTGGAAAATGATATTCCGCAAGCGATGTTGCAATTTAATGATATTTTGAACAAAGGTTTTGATGCTCATTTATTTATTTGTGGTTTGGGCGCTCATTTCCGAGATTTATTGATGGCGAAAACAGCTAATACAGTAAGTTTGTTGGAAGTTGGTGAGCGTATAAAAGCAAAATATTTGGAGCACGCGCAAAAATGTTCAGCAACGTTTTTATTTGGCGCAATCGAAATTTGTAATGAAGCAGATTTAAACTACAAATCGAGTAAAAATCCACGTTTAACAGTTGAAATTGCATTGATGCAATTGGCTTCGTTAACGGCAGAAGAAAACGGGCTTAAAAAAAAAAGTATAGGATAG
- a CDS encoding TlpA family protein disulfide reductase — translation MKTKITALLIFFCSIFTFAQTENTLKSIPEFSFVKMQSEGIFSSKDIKKGKQTLIVLYSPTCIHCQLALNHFSNNYEEHLKNTQIILVSEYEAKDAIPFLKEHAPNFVNNKNVELLYDSNYEFGPIFQPTSIPTFYLFDKDQNLVTIKKGSVEANQIFKYLK, via the coding sequence ATGAAAACAAAAATTACTGCTTTATTGATATTCTTTTGTTCGATTTTTACATTTGCACAAACAGAAAATACGCTAAAATCTATTCCAGAATTTTCTTTTGTAAAAATGCAATCCGAAGGAATTTTCAGTTCAAAAGATATCAAAAAAGGAAAACAAACGTTAATCGTTTTATATTCGCCAACATGTATTCACTGCCAATTAGCCTTGAATCATTTTAGCAATAATTACGAAGAACATTTAAAAAATACTCAGATTATTTTGGTTTCTGAATACGAAGCAAAAGACGCTATCCCTTTCCTAAAAGAGCACGCACCTAATTTTGTAAATAATAAAAATGTAGAATTATTATATGATTCTAATTACGAATTTGGTCCAATTTTTCAACCAACTTCTATTCCTACATTTTATTTATTCGACAAGGATCAAAATCTTGTTACCATCAAAAAAGGTTCTGTAGAAGCAAATCAAATTTTTAAATATTTGAAATAA
- a CDS encoding helix-turn-helix domain-containing protein, whose protein sequence is MQNSENQDSVPIISIQSFRKGQLAGRDELLFNELHGERHIDKPHKHDFFVIILFDKASGTHNIDSKDYPIDDKEIHILFPGQMHKWQINDGTIGYQLMTERSFFEQFAPYFRFSFTNYQNHPVIKLSDEAFSKLMYEFNAIKEELKSENSLVHLINARAAVIAAIVSKEAEQIFTEFKVYQSNPRLAKFNMLIDEFYKGEKSVVFYAEKLHISANYLNILCKKHLKVSATQLIQQRIIIEAKRLLKSGDLSIKEIAFDLGFTDHAYFSNFFKAQTNITPSEFRNQK, encoded by the coding sequence ATGCAAAATTCAGAAAACCAAGATTCAGTACCTATTATCAGTATACAAAGTTTTCGAAAAGGACAATTAGCTGGTCGCGACGAATTGTTGTTTAATGAATTGCATGGCGAACGACATATAGATAAACCTCACAAGCACGATTTTTTTGTAATTATTCTTTTCGATAAAGCTTCTGGAACGCATAATATTGATTCGAAAGATTATCCAATCGATGACAAAGAAATTCATATTTTGTTTCCTGGACAGATGCATAAATGGCAAATAAATGATGGAACAATTGGTTATCAATTGATGACAGAACGTTCATTTTTCGAACAATTCGCGCCTTATTTTCGCTTTTCATTTACCAATTATCAAAATCATCCTGTTATAAAATTATCGGACGAAGCTTTCTCGAAATTGATGTATGAATTCAATGCAATAAAAGAAGAATTAAAATCTGAAAATTCATTGGTTCATTTGATTAATGCTCGTGCAGCGGTTATTGCGGCAATTGTGAGTAAAGAAGCGGAACAAATTTTTACAGAATTTAAAGTTTATCAATCCAATCCGAGATTAGCGAAATTTAATATGTTGATTGATGAATTTTACAAAGGAGAAAAATCGGTTGTTTTTTATGCAGAAAAATTACATATTTCGGCTAATTATCTGAATATTTTATGCAAAAAACATCTGAAAGTTTCAGCTACACAACTTATTCAACAACGAATTATTATCGAAGCAAAGCGACTTTTAAAATCGGGAGATTTATCCATCAAAGAAATCGCTTTTGACTTAGGTTTTACAGATCATGCCTATTTTTCGAACTTTTTCAAAGCTCAAACCAATATTACTCCATCAGAATTTCGAAATCAAAAATAG
- a CDS encoding FKBP-type peptidyl-prolyl cis-trans isomerase has product MKKVLLGIFVVASLVSCNKGKSVDKLESEDQKASYAFGTGLGEQIKGLGGRLVETDSINYDQLEKGIRDYLKAGKEGRESYAIGQQVGQQIETVINQQQLDQMDKDIIVQGIMDVVRHKKLLITQEAGMGILDTYAKNHQQNLVKKNADESKKLVDEKKKASGAKTTASGLVYVVEKEGTGAKPNINSIVKVKYTGKILATGKTFDSTDKNPEAKGGVEFPLNQVIPGWSEGLQLMSKGSKYKFYIPANLGYGEMGAPGGQIGPNQALEFEVELVDFKEGQPAPQGQPGAQGGQGLSEEQIKELQKQFEAQAQQGK; this is encoded by the coding sequence ATGAAAAAAGTTCTTTTAGGGATTTTTGTTGTTGCGTCGTTAGTGTCTTGTAACAAAGGAAAATCTGTAGACAAATTAGAAAGCGAAGATCAAAAAGCTTCTTATGCTTTCGGAACTGGTCTTGGTGAGCAAATCAAAGGTCTTGGAGGACGTTTAGTTGAAACTGATAGTATCAACTACGATCAATTAGAAAAAGGGATCCGTGATTACTTAAAAGCAGGTAAAGAAGGTAGAGAGTCTTACGCTATTGGTCAACAAGTTGGTCAGCAAATTGAGACGGTTATTAATCAACAACAATTAGATCAAATGGACAAGGATATCATTGTTCAAGGGATTATGGATGTTGTACGTCACAAAAAATTGTTGATTACACAAGAAGCGGGAATGGGAATTTTAGATACGTATGCAAAAAATCACCAACAAAACTTGGTTAAGAAAAATGCAGACGAGTCTAAAAAATTAGTAGACGAGAAGAAAAAAGCTTCTGGTGCTAAAACAACTGCTTCTGGATTAGTTTATGTTGTAGAAAAAGAAGGAACAGGTGCTAAACCAAACATTAATAGTATTGTTAAAGTAAAATATACTGGTAAAATTTTAGCTACTGGTAAAACTTTTGATAGTACGGATAAAAACCCTGAAGCTAAAGGAGGTGTAGAATTTCCTTTGAATCAAGTTATTCCAGGATGGTCAGAAGGTTTACAATTAATGTCTAAAGGATCAAAATACAAATTCTATATTCCTGCTAACTTAGGTTACGGTGAAATGGGAGCTCCTGGAGGACAAATTGGACCAAACCAAGCATTAGAGTTCGAAGTAGAATTAGTAGACTTTAAAGAAGGTCAACCAGCTCCACAAGGACAACCAGGTGCGCAAGGGGGACAAGGTTTATCTGAAGAGCAAATCAAAGAATTACAAAAACAATTTGAAGCTCAAGCACAACAAGGTAAATAA
- a CDS encoding ankyrin repeat domain-containing protein — MKSVLILMFMMTTVTACHSTPTEDSNTEIMNEKDIVKAVKNNNLQSVKNLLESGEDVNSIDSSKRSLLLIATNNSNIEIAKLLVKHGADVNQQADNQDSAFLYAGASGQTELVKLFLDHGARFDVFNRYNGSALIPACERGHVETVRLLANTKNYPVDHVNRLGWTGLMEAIVLGDGSKKYQQIVQILKDAGAKMDIPDSDGVTPLQHAQQRGYKEIVAIIKS; from the coding sequence ATGAAATCAGTTTTAATTTTAATGTTTATGATGACAACGGTTACAGCATGTCATTCAACTCCAACAGAAGATTCAAATACAGAAATTATGAATGAAAAAGATATTGTAAAAGCAGTTAAAAATAACAATTTACAATCTGTTAAAAACTTATTAGAAAGTGGTGAAGATGTCAATAGCATTGATAGTAGCAAGCGTTCGTTATTGTTAATTGCAACTAATAATTCAAATATAGAAATCGCAAAATTATTGGTAAAACATGGCGCAGATGTTAATCAGCAAGCCGATAATCAAGATAGTGCATTTTTATATGCAGGCGCAAGTGGACAAACAGAATTAGTGAAATTATTTTTAGATCATGGCGCTCGTTTTGATGTATTTAATCGTTACAATGGTTCTGCTTTAATTCCTGCTTGTGAGCGCGGACATGTAGAAACGGTACGATTATTAGCCAATACCAAAAATTATCCTGTAGATCATGTGAATCGTTTGGGTTGGACTGGATTAATGGAAGCCATTGTTTTGGGTGACGGAAGCAAAAAATATCAACAAATTGTTCAGATATTAAAAGATGCAGGTGCAAAAATGGATATTCCAGATTCTGATGGAGTAACGCCTTTGCAACATGCACAACAAAGAGGTTATAAAGAAATTGTAGCCATTATTAAATCATAA